The Cydia strobilella chromosome 13, ilCydStro3.1, whole genome shotgun sequence genomic interval GACTGTTTCCTCTTCAACTAACGCTACTGCTTGAGATTCACTGGATGCTTCATGttctataataaaatcaaatgttttaaaacTTAGGACCTACGAATTAACAAcaaacacataaaaatacataaatcaaaattattCTACTTACCGTATTTCCAGAGAGGGTTTTTTGGGAGAGGTGGCGGTGGCGGAGGCGGAGGCTCTGATAAAATATGAGCATGTAAAGCAACCTCCGCTAGTCTCAACTGTTTAGCCAGTTCTGTGCATCGCGCCACAGACATGCGCCAAATCTGACTAAATTTGTAATTGTTAACATGAGCAAATTGATAAGATTTCTTTTCCAAATCGTCCATCGCTTGCATTAACTTCACGATTTCCGTGTCGGCCTTGATTTCTTCGATAGCTCCATCTTCAGCGGCTTTACGGATTTTCGCGCGCAATTTATTAGCGACATCGGACATTTTATTAAGCTTACGTTTCTGTTGCGATCTCACAAATACATTTTCTTCTTCACGTTTTTTCAAAACCTGATAATGATATATGTAACTTTATTACCCTTTTTAATCATACTATTCACACAAAGggcatacctacttacatagaCGGCTATCGCGCTGGCACTGCATCCGGAATGTCCGGATGCGGTAAATTTGTGTAATAGTTGGacatacgttatatatggtcgaccttcaccgatacgtcaAACGGaagaaacttatattttatgaaagaagatcagttaagccgtttatGAATTATCGCTAAAAGTTTtcccttattattttatttaaaagccgagcaacccttatttgtgaccggattttcgcAGGCAACCACTGTATTCGCAATATAATTACCATCGTTTTGacatataattcaagcgtcagacagatgagtgcaattatcgataTAAACTCACCTGTAAGTTTAAACAAGGCAACCACATAATGGTGACCGGAAaaagataggcaacctaattgatTTATGtcgtacaagttgtatacttaccattggaacttatttcgttcgtcagacaagtcggtgaaatttaaagaaaaaaattttttttttcaaaaattaattaaaaatagccttgaccatatttctttaggcaaccctatttatttatgttcaggcatatattttctttcataaaatataagtttcatccgtcaagacgtatcggtgaaggtcgaccacaTATAACGTATCTTTAGGCTATAAGCAAGACtgtttaattgaataatttaatccttatattttattaatgttatataCAAATTGAATAAtgcttgacatgtaatatttaaaaatattataaataaatgtctatGTTTATGAATCGAAGCATGTCTATTACGCTGCTGTAGAAACCGCAACAGTGTGATATCCGCTTCAGTGGCCCTAAATCCTGAAgatataaattatgtatattctTATGATTTACCCACTTGATAATTATACCCAATCTTTTCCGTATTTATTATACATGTGGCTTTTAATTTTTCGAGTTCTTTTTGTAGTTCTTGTATCAAGACCTCTAGCTCAATTTTGGCAACGCGAAACTTTTCATGATGATCCCACATAATAGCTTCCATCTCTAGTTTATGTTCTTCcagctgtaaaaaaaatactagttgAATACGGAGAAAAAGATCAAAAGCCATTCTTACGAATATAAGTCGGGCCATATTTACGACGATATGTGTGAAAGTCGAAAGGTGTTCAAGTCTCGTTTAAAATGGTGTCAGAAGCACGAAGAGCAGTTAAAATTGGACATCATTGCGAAACATCATTCTAATCGAGATTTTCGCCAGTTTTGGAAGTCTACGAATCAGCTAAACGGTAAAACAAGCCTGCCCGTGAGCGTCGATGGAGTGAGCGACAATGGGTCTATAGCAGAGCTATTTAGAGATCATTTTACAGTTAAGTCACCTTTGGGACCATCGCAGGCGGCGGATGCTGCGCACTGCGGCTTTAGTGGGCGGGAGATATGTACTCGGTTTACAGCGAAAGATGTAAAAAACGCTATAAGTTCGATAACGCGAGGGAAGTCTCCCGGTCACGATGGCCTCAGTGTGGAGCATCTGCATCATGCTGGTCATCATCTAAATAGAGTGCTTGCGATGTTGTATACTTTTTGTGTACAACACTCATACTTGCCTGCAGACATGATGAAAACTGTAGTGGTcccaattgtaaaaaataaaactggtgACGTCAGTGATAAATGTAACTATAGGCCTATTTCCCTCGCTACAATAGTCGCAAAAGTGCTTGACTGTCTGCTGAACCGACAATTAGACAAGTGCTTAACTTTACACGATAATCAGTTTGGTTTTAAACCAGGTCTATCGACTGAAAGTGCTATTTTGGCGCTAAAGCAGACAGTTAGGTACTatacggacaggcggacagccgTTTATGCTTGGTTTCTAGACCTATCTAAAGCATTTGACCTGGTTAATTATAACATCTTGTGGCAAAAGCTAGATAGTTTGGAAATGCCAGCCGAGGTTAgtagtatttttaaatattggtacCATAACCAGGTCAATGTGGTCAGATGGGCGGATACATATTCACAGCCGTATGGACTTGAGTGCGGAGTGAGGCAGGGCGGGTTGACCTCGCCTAAGCTGTTCAACCTCTATATGAACGCGCTTATAGAGGAGCTCAGTAACACCCGTGTCGGTTGCGATGTAGATGGAGTGAGCGTTAATAATTTAAGCtacgctgacgacatggtgttgctgagcgCCTCAACGTGTGGACTTGCCAAGCTCATCTCCATTTGCGAGCGATACGCAGCGAGCCATGGGCTAATTTATAATTCTAAGAAAAGCGAGTGTGTCGTCTTTAGGGTTAAGGGTAAAAGCCCACCGCTGTTTCCACCTGTTAAACTATATGGCCAATCACTAAAAGTTgtcgataaatttaaatatctaggTCATGTGGTGACATCCAACCTCAAAGACGACGACGACATTGAGCGCGAGCGCAGAGCGTTGTCCGTCAGAGCGAATATGATAGCCCGCAGATTTGCTCACTGCTCGAGGGAGGTAAAGCTCAGTCTCTTTAGAGCCTATTGTACTTCCTTCTACACCAGCAGTCTGTGGGCAGACTATACGCGTAAACGGTACAACGCTCTGcgcgttcaatataataacgcgtacagggtgctgatggggctgcctaggttctgtagcgcgtcagggatgttcgcggaggcgcgggtagactgcttctacaccactatgcgcaagagagcaacctccctggtgcgcagagtccgggctagctccaacagcatcctgaccatGATTGCAGACAGGGTTGACGGTGTTTATTTGAACAACTGCTGCCTCATTCATGTGCGCaggaacttataaatatttaaatctgtaaataaatatgtaatacggaattgataataatataattaattttgctgttactaaccgtagtataagattactattggtcgttgaataaagaatttaatttaatttaatttaatttaagtcaAATTGTAATGTCGCTACTATTTTGAAAAACTACGTATTCTTCGTACAACGTATTTGTTCATAACATAAACGTCTGAGAACGGACCTGTTCAGTTTTATACTCCATATGAGCTACTTCCTCCTTATCACGTTGCCTATATAAAGCATCCCATCGCTTGTTATTGTGGTCGACCATAGCTTCACGCTCTATCTCGATGGCTTCTTGTATCAGGGTAAGCTGCTTCTGGTAAGCTCTCTGCATTATGGACACCTGCTTTTCAATCCTTTCCGAGAGTTCTTTTATATCCTTGTCCTTAAATCATATTAAGAAATGGCATtaatataaaagaagaaatgtGGAATGCTTATATATTATCAACTAAGATTCTGAGCCAACCTACTTGTTTTTCTAAATCATCGTAATAAGCGATGTCCATGAGTTTGAGGTCGTTCTTTAACTCGTCAACCATTTTAATTTTCTGAGCTAAAAGAAAGTCGCATTGGTCCTTCTGCTCTTTCATGGCAGCTTGAATGTCCAGGGGATCCTTGACAGCTAACATGACATCCCAGTTTGCCGTGATGACTTCATACTGCGCTTGAGCGTCCTTAGCTTCTGCTTCCAGTTTTTGCATAGACACTTGgaacattattatatatttattaattagttaGGGTTAAAATAAGTGGCAAACGgaaattaatatacatatacctatttattatttgcaAATGAAATACGTTTGACTACCAACATTTATTGAGTTtcaatttaggtaggtacctaaacagTGAGAGTTGATAACTTTGCCCAGAAGTGACTTGGGCAAAGTTgccaacactttttttttctgaaagtGATAACTGCACTGGAAAAAAGTTCACcatgattattattataggtacggatttattttaaaaataataatcttttGCTCTCATGACATGACGCTAATACCGAAACAAATTTTTAGAtacgtacttttttttaaacattttatatttatttattatgtggacGATCGGATGTGTGAAGTGtcgataccataaatgaattcagcacccccgatttatacgaaaacgttaccaaacccggcctagcagctttactgatatagataatcaagataaaaatgagagccctaaataaaccttcaagagcggatatctcaaaaactatacaagatatcgaaaaacttgactgaataaaacttgtaacaaattaaatctcttttcattttgtataagtggccaagtccttcagacgcatagtttccgagatataatggaaaaacctaaaaatggaaccttcaaacccccctcccccccagcaccagggctacggccggggacttttgatatgttcatctcctaactagtccaaacaaagctacgaagttaaaaattgtgttccttgcatttccctctataccttcttattgcttgatGGCCtactttgcgcgccgcagttttatgaccaaGCTGATGTGAGTgagcacggggttgtcacttgacaagtttttgtacctatacctactgaattattatttttaagataaatatgtaggaattacaaacgttgaatctgtaaacatatttttttttcggagatTGCATGTGAGTGGAgattgaaaatatgtcggtccaTATAttgtccggaatttaaaaaaatgttatttctgcttccttattcttccgtttattcagacatccgtaaacagaacaatatctatagatttaggtttcgaaggcaaggcattatgtattttcaattttgcgcaagtcgagcggcagcccattgtcatacgcctgcccgggaggcgcgccggccaaatgtacctaaactgcgaagtgacacccccctgccgGAGGCTCGGGCGGCCACTTTAATCATCGGTGGTTACTTTGGTGACCTTGGCGGCCCCGTCTAGCGCCAGGCGCTGCAGCTCCTCGGCCGCGGCGGCCGTGGCGTGCTCAATAAGGGGTCAAGTGTGATAACCACGTTACTTACTTGTCTGCTTCTTGGTAAAGAGCGCACGACGGATAACCTCCCGCTCATCGGTAGTAACTTTGACGTTGGTGACCTTGGCGGCCCCGTCTAGCGCCAGCCGCTGGAGCTCCTCGGCCGCGGCGGCCGTAGTCTGCTCAATAAGTCCGGGTTCCTCTTCCAACGCCGCTTCCTCAGGAGGTGCTTCCGCTCTATAAGTACAGAGTATAGATtatatatatacgtatataAGTACAGTCGACAAGAAAACTAAGTGCAGAAAGCGCTGAACAAAAGTATGGCAGACAAAGTCCTATTTTAATGACTAAGGCGAAAGTGCTAAATATTCctttacaaataactatttccgtCATTGCAAATTGACAAACAAAACGTTCGCTTACTCGTACCCAACACAGACCACTTACCTAATACGAGAGTAAGTATGTAATGTAATAGATAATAAGACAACTGGAACTGTCGGCCATACTAATCCCGTATGGAACACGGAATACAATATTAAGGTTACcttattaacatgttttgtcTGTGGTATGGAAGCAGTTTACTGCAGTTGCGGTCACacaacatataaaaatagttttttagaAACCGTCAAACTGTTTTAGTGTAAAATAATGTAAGGTGCAACTATCATCTGCAATGTTAGACGCTGCAACTACCTATCATCTGCAAAGAtactgtggccaatgatgatgaagGTGCAACTGAGCGCACTATGTGGTAACCGGAATCTACGTAAATTAACCCTCATAACGAAGCGTCTAAACGGTAGGTACTCTATGACATGTTCAAGTGCAGCTAATTACAGCTTGCAGcacgtaggtaggtacctctACCTACTGCAAGCAGGTATCGtttaataggtataatattaaaataggtacctacacctaccGTAAAGTCACGCGACAATAAACAGTCGTGATGTCGGTACTAATTGATAGCCacaaaaatcatacattttactaTACATTTTACACATGGACCATTATAGAGGTGATGTCTGTTTACGTATAGTACTAACTATATCTCGGGTCAAATAAGACGACATCATCACTACGTAGATAGCCCAGCAACAACAATAAATTCAACTTACCTTTTGATAGCCTCCTGCCGGCGCTTGATACGGAGGGCTCTGGCTGCCTTCCGCTCATCAGGATCCTGCGATGATACTTGAGGTTCTTTCGGGGCAAGCACATTATCCTCGTCATCATCGTCTTTTCC includes:
- the LOC134746593 gene encoding dynein regulatory complex protein 1, giving the protein MYGKDDDDEDNVLAPKEPQVSSQDPDERKAARALRIKRRQEAIKRAEAPPEEAALEEEPGLIEQTTAAAAEELQRLALDGAAKVTNVKVTTDEREVIRRALFTKKQTMSMQKLEAEAKDAQAQYEVITANWDVMLAVKDPLDIQAAMKEQKDQCDFLLAQKIKMVDELKNDLKLMDIAYYDDLEKQDKDIKELSERIEKQVSIMQRAYQKQLTLIQEAIEIEREAMVDHNNKRWDALYRQRDKEEVAHMEYKTEQLEEHKLEMEAIMWDHHEKFRVAKIELEVLIQELQKELEKLKATCIINTEKIGYNYQVLKKREEENVFVRSQQKRKLNKMSDVANKLRAKIRKAAEDGAIEEIKADTEIVKLMQAMDDLEKKSYQFAHVNNYKFSQIWRMSVARCTELAKQLRLAEVALHAHILSEPPPPPPPPLPKNPLWKYEHEASSESQAVALVEEETVDPKDMVAKTAKDKLVRHILQLVADNTGFLVEDRLLKLIEKYQLTSRNLCTLDSIFMALEIQAEEDVELLCKVFLNYAFCPVCVGTDNESESIDQSSILEDAASRHTMPRSVRGDRSSIRARSSVAKSISASASRSIHVGFRGQELSPSDVQLMTEADEIIQKCGELSVGTAGTSAITESGVSAGQRRPHARGVTVTSQLSLAKSTKAINPFLCPMGHYLEIEPMQVLTALGEFVSVFVPPEKRRLYDILNSVKPPDFTTPSRKLKSEEVQQYWMEWKDVFPSEKDRFWDGMLSALNNYLPILQERERLHEEVCGLRRRNAALRRLMRGALPELPVVLPKYMGSYPKAFTGTIPDDAPSAYSRLPPI